Proteins encoded within one genomic window of Paramisgurnus dabryanus chromosome 11, PD_genome_1.1, whole genome shotgun sequence:
- the LOC135730484 gene encoding uncharacterized protein isoform X3, with product MKEKRDLKGSWGELGEPGPQGTKGLKGQKGNKGEKGQAGVTGYTGPPGPTGARGFIGASGPRGEPGGLGFTGSPGPPGRMGPRGLKGVPGVNGPPGQLGEIGPKGLPGKTGEEGPDGIVGVFGPPGSQGKPGGDGPPGPKGDHGDVGIEGAIGDPGPPGIKGSSGKAGIRGPTGDPGLTAHRGRKGDLGEKGDRGPPGLLGEQGFRGRGGQSGVQGEIGPIGLVGFAGPVGYDGAIGDSGRQGQDGLKGERGPPGIHGVPGPRGDKGRIGQGGFSGFPGPLGEMGKSGEQGPEGEPGIKGRLGVPGGTGFKGQKGLQGDSGNRGQDGIDGAHGAVGPPGSDGDKGAQGPQGLQGTPGVPGIQGLFGKNGEVGSRGLAGKPGKPGIKGFKGTEGLKGLPGSPGENGKKGPDGPKGMPGLPGLRGIPGQKGYPGPLGLQGNIGQWGQMGQWGPVGEQGPQGLPGPHGVPGYPGKDGPPGPSGPPGDKGIKGLRGSVGSEGVAGVDGEEGPLGGIGPIGEAGIKGLHGEKGKAESHGDQGPKGFQGEMGNLGKPGLKGPIGRDGLSGSPGHKGDPGSPGEKGQSGARGRSGLAGRYGPGGNMGKSGGKGNKGLHGLIGDAGTNGPQGPNGAPGLPGLPGNKGVVGQIGRFGSKGETGDQGNSGTPGRTGLVGAAGVRGMKGESGVRGKPGPLGHPGSVGPHGVKGRPGPSGPPGGKGDKGQQGPKGTDGFSGRKGIKGVAGKPGPQGNKGKLGNTGLRGKQGRSGTDGLLGVVGTEGDPGDIGFRGPPGRAGELGIAGAPGIPGLQGKQGLSGPKGLIGLKGKPGPNGPVGPKGLLGLTGEKGDVGQKGPQGSTGIIGLQGPVGPPGNKGKQGAPGHKGQPGPKGIQGEPGSRGPPGGPGSHGLSGPSGKKGSKGVMGLPGRKGVKGQRGQPGTPGIGQKTPREHIPPRGSQNKATMFSRKPRFDENDQENEEDSSAHSWSLGTKNNPATTCRELSLIHHPLKDGHYYIDPNQGCPADALRVFCNFTAGGVTCVSPVQSNISGIRPSVDGSKKWFSELQRGFRFEYKDLDVVQLRFLVLHSNSATQSIKLLCPKDHRITAEHGGQIKKMLHLRGDSNEEIDPSHIIISKHDCEVVMQVRTVCNSELHRGDMTPLPIRDVSVEVTGENWEKDVSIVLGPLCFL from the exons ATGAAGGAGAAAAGGGATTTAAAGGGGAGCTGG GGGGAACTTGGAGAACCAGGACCACAAGGAACCAAAGGATTAAAAGGACAGAAG GGAAATAAGGGGGAGAAGGGCCAAGCAGGAGTAACAGGGTATACT GGACCACCTGGACCCACAGGAGCACGGGGTTTCATAGGAGCATCTGGTCCACGT GGAGAGCCGGGCGGACTTGGGTTCACTGGATCACCAGGACCCCCA GGACGTATGGGACCAAGAGGGTTAAAGGGAGTTCCGGGTGTCAATGGACCGCCT GGACAACTTGGTGAAATTGGACCTAAAGGACTCCCTGGCAAAACA GGAGAAGAAGGTCCCGATGGTATTGTTGGTGTTTTTGGACCTCCTGGATCACAG GGCAAACCAGGGGGAGATGGACCACCAGGTCCAAAAGGAGACCAT GGTGATGTGGGAATTGAAGGAGCCATTGGAGATCCAGGACCACCGGGCATTAAA GGTTCCAGTGGAAAAGCAGGAATACGTGGGCCCACAGGTGATCCA GGTCTAACAGCACATCGTGGAAGGAAAGGTGATTTGGGCGAAAAGGGAGATCGA GGTCCTCCAGGTTTACTGGGTGAACAGGGTTTCAGAGGAAGAGGAGGTCAGTCTGGTGTGCAGGGAGAGATTGGCCCCATTGGTCTTGTTGGTTTTGCAGGGCCCGTA GGCTATGACGGAGCTATTGGAGATTCTGGAAGACAGGGACAAGATGGACTTAAG GGAGAGAGAGGTCCTCCTGGTATCCATGGTGTTCCTGGACCACGAGGTGATAAG GGTCGGATTGGCCAAGGTGGATTTTCTGGTTTTCCAGGACCTTTG GGCGAGATGGGCAAATCAGGAGAACAAGGACCCGAAGGAGAGCCCGGTATAAAG GGTAGACTAGGGGTCCCAGGAGGAACTGGATTTAAAGGTCAAAAG GGACTCCAGGGTGATTCTGGGAATCGAGGGCAGGATGGGATTGATGGTGCACAT GGAGCTGTTGGACCACCAGGATCAGATGGAGATAAAGGAGCTCAAGGACCCCAG GGATTACAGGGAACGCCGGGTGTACCGGGAATCCAAGGTCTTTTTGGAAAAAAT GGGGAAGTAGGGAGCCGAGGTCTGGCTGGCAAACCCGGAAAGCCCGGAATCAAG GGTTTTAAAGGCACAGAGGGTTTGAAGGGGCTTCCTGGCAGTCCTGGAGAAAAT GGTAAAAAAGGCCCAGATGGACCAAAAGGAATGCCTGGTTTGCCA GGTTTGCGAGGAATACCAGGCCAGAAGGGTTACCCTGGTCCCCTT GGCCTACAGGGAAACATTGGCCAATGGGGTCAGATGGGACAGTGGGGGCCAGTCGGAGAACAAGGACCCCAAGGGCTCCCTGGGCCACATGGAGTGCCAGGTTACCCT GGCAAAGATGGACCACCTGGACCTTCTGGGCCACCAGGAGACAAAGGAATTAAG GGATTAAGAGGATCTGTTGGATCAGAAGGAGTTGCTGGTGTCGATGGTGAGGAG GGCCCATTGGGGGGAATTGGGCCAATCGGAGAAGCGGGAATTAAAGGATTGCAT GGTGAGAAGGGTAAAGCAGAATCTCATGGTGATCAAGGCCCAAAGGGCTTCCAAGGAGAGATGGGAAATCTAGGAAAACCAGGACTAAAGGGACCAATAGGAAGAGAT GGTTTAAGTGGCTCTCCGGGGCATAAGGGAGACCCTGGATCCCCTGgtgaaaaa GGTCAGTCGGGTGCCAGAGGTCGCTCGGGTTTGGCAGGAAGATATGGTCCGGGTGGGAACATGGGTAAATCTGGGGGAAAAGGCAACAAAGGTCTACATGGACTTATT GGTGATGCAGGAACAAATGGGCCTCAGGGTCCAAATGGTGCTCCTGGATTACCG GGTTTACCCGGAAATAAAGGAGTTGTTGGACAAATAGGACGATTTGGGTCGAAA GGAGAGACTGGAGATCAAGGGAATTCAGGGACTCCTGGGAGGACAGGACTAGTT GGAGCTGCAGGTGTACGAGGAATGAAGGGAGAGTCTGGAGTACGAGGCAAACCG GGGCCATTGGGTCATCCAGGATCTGTGGGTCCTCATGGAGTAAAGGGGAGACCAGGACCTTCTGGACCTCCAGGGGGAAAAGGAGACAAAGGTCAACAAGGACCAAAG GGAACAGACGGTTTTTCTGGAAGAAAAGGAATTAAAGGTGTTGCAGGAAAGCCA GGACCTCAAGGCAATAAAGGGAAACTTGGCAATACTGGTCTCCGTGGAAAGCAA GGACGCAGTGGAACAGATGGACTGCTGGGAGTTGTGGGAACTGAGGGAGATCCA GGTGATATTGGATTTAGAGGACCTCCGGGTAGAGCAGGTGAACTGGGTATTGCT GGTGCCCCGGGAATACCAGGTTTGCAAGGGAAGCAAGGACTTTCTGGACCAAAG GGCCTTATAGGATTGAAAGGTAAACCCGGACCCAATGGGCCTGTAGGGCCAAAG GGACTTTTAGGACTTACAGGTGAAAAGGGAGATGTTGGTCAGAAAGGACCACAG GGCTCTACTGGTATCATAGGATTGCAAGGGCCTGTTGGTCCACCAGGAAACAAA GGAAAACAAGGCGCTCCAGGGCACAAGGGCCAACCTGGGCCCAAAGGCATACAG GGTGAACCTGGTTCTCGTGGTCCTCCTGGTGGTCCAGGATCCCATGGTTTATCT GGTCCTTCTGGAAAGAAG GGTTCAAAAGGTGTTATGGGATTACCAGGTAGAAAAGGCGTGAAAGGTCAGCGAGGACAACCT GGGACACCAGGCATTGGCCAGAAGACACCAAGGGAACATATTCCACCAAGAGGATCACAAAAT AAAGCAACAATGTTCTCCAGAAAGCCTCGCTTTGATGAGAATGATCAAGAGAATGAGGAAGATAGCAGTGCACACAGCTGGTCTCTGGGTACTAAAAACAACCCTGCGACAACCTGCAGAGAGCTGAGTCTCATCCACCATCCTCTGAAAGACG GTCATTACTACATTGATCCTAACCAAGGATGTCCAGCTGATGCTCTGCGTGTCTTCTGTAATTTTACCGCTGGTGGTGTTACCTGTGTGTCTCCTGTCCAGTCTAAT ATTTCAGGAATAAGGCCGTCGGTGGACGGATCTAAGAAGTGGTTTAGTGAACTTCAAAGAGGCTTTAGG TTTGAGTACAAGGATCTAGATGTAGTCCAACTGCGATTTCTGGTCTTACACAGCAACTCAGCCACACAAAGCATCAAGTTGTTGTGTCCCAAAGATCACAGGATCACCGCTGAACACGGTGGTCAAATCAAGAAGATGTTACACTTACGCGGAGACTCCAATGAGGAAATTGATCCATCCCACATCATCATATCAAAACATGACTGTGAG GTAGTGATGCAGGTGAGAACTGTGTGTAATTCGGAGCTCCACAGGGGAGACATGACACCTCTTCCAATAAGAGATGTTTCTGTAGAAGTCACAGGAGAGAACTGGGAGAAAGATGTAAGCATTGTTCTGGGACCTTTATGCTTTTTATAG